The Streptomyces sp. R28 region TCGAGTTCGCCGACGAGCGGGTGGTGCAGGCGCTGGATGCCGTGGCACTTGTCCTTGACGTCGTGGGCGGCCCACAGTCGCCTGAACTCCTCGCTCTTCACGGAGAGTTCGCCCACCAGCGCGGACAGCCGGGGGTCGTTGGGATGGGAGCCGGCGTCCATGCGCAGCTGAGAGACGACGTCGTTCGCTTTGTGCTCCCAGTCCACGAACAGGTCGCGGTACTCGGGCCTCAGGAACACCAGCCGCGCCCAGTTCCGCTCGTGCTCGGGCAGCTCGGCCCAGTCGCCGAAGACCGCCGCGGCCATCCGGTTCCAGGCGAGGATGTCCGAGCGCCGCCCCACGAGGATCGCCGGGCCGCCCTCCATGGTGTCCAGCAGCGTCCGCAGGGGGCCCCGCACCTGCTGGGTGCGGCCGGCCGGCTTCTTCTTCTGCTGTTTCGGCTTCGCCAGGTGTGTGAGGTGGGCGTGCTCGGCGTCGCTCAGCCTGAGCGCGCGGGCGATGGCGTCGAGGACCTCCGCCGACACGTGCCGCCCGTTGCCCTGCTCCAGGCGCGTGTAGTACCCCACCGACACCCCGGCCAGCTGCGCCAGCTCCTCGCGGCGCAGCCCCGGCACCCGCCGGTGCCGCCCGAAGTCCGGCAGGCCCACGTCCTCCGGCTTCAGCCGGGCCCGCCGGGTGCGCAAGAACTCACTGAGCTCGGCACGCGGGTCCAGAGCGCCGTCGGCGGGCTCGTGCACCGGTTCGGGGTATTCGTCCATGCCTCGAGTATCCCCGGTCGGACGCACACCAGCCTGCCCCAGTCAGTGGTAGGCACAGCGGATGTACACAAAGCCGTGACCTGGGTGAATACCGGATCGTCCAGCAGGCTGGAGACCGTGCCCGGCTGGAAGGCAGCCGGGCCGTGGCTTGCATCAAGAACGGAGCACGCCCCATGACCGCAACACAGGGGACCGAGTCGAGGACGCACCGGACCGAAACGGCCGCGGAGGTGGTCGGCCGCCTTCGTGCGACGTTCAACACCGGCGTCACCCGCCCACTGGACTGGCGCATCGACCAGCTGCGGCGGCTGAGGGCACTGCTGGTCGAGAACGAGCAGGAGCTGATCGAAGCGCTCTGGGCGGACCTGAGGAAGAACGCCGCCGAGGCGAAGGCGCAGGAGATCGACTTCACCGTTGCTGACATCGACGAGACGCTGGCGAGTCTCGAGAGCTGGCTTCAGCCTCGCCCGGTGGAGGTTCCTGCCCACTTCGGTCCCACGACAACGGCATACACCACGTACGATCCGCTCGGGGTCGTCCTGGTGATCGCTCCGTGGAATTTCCCGCTGCACCTTCTCATCGACCCCATCATCGGCGCACTGGCCGCCGGAAACACGGT contains the following coding sequences:
- a CDS encoding helix-turn-helix domain-containing protein, which produces MDEYPEPVHEPADGALDPRAELSEFLRTRRARLKPEDVGLPDFGRHRRVPGLRREELAQLAGVSVGYYTRLEQGNGRHVSAEVLDAIARALRLSDAEHAHLTHLAKPKQQKKKPAGRTQQVRGPLRTLLDTMEGGPAILVGRRSDILAWNRMAAAVFGDWAELPEHERNWARLVFLRPEYRDLFVDWEHKANDVVSQLRMDAGSHPNDPRLSALVGELSVKSEEFRRLWAAHDVKDKCHGIQRLHHPLVGELDLRLESFHLADDHEQTLATYHAEPGSPSAEALRLLASWGTDATRAGAGMPPSRAA